The Oncorhynchus gorbuscha isolate QuinsamMale2020 ecotype Even-year linkage group LG08, OgorEven_v1.0, whole genome shotgun sequence DNA window ggaaccaaaaatctcaattttggactccagaccaaaggagaCATTTCtgccggtctaatgtccattggtttcctttagcagtggtttctttggagtaatttgaccatgaaggcctgattgacacagtctcctctgatcagttgatgttgagatgtgtctgttacttgaactttgaagcatttatttgggctgcaatttctgaggatggctaactctaatgaacttaacctctgcagcagaggtaactctgggtcttcctttcctgtggcggtcctcacgagagccggtttcatcatagcgcttgatggtttttgtgactgcacctgaagaaactttcaatgttcttgaaatgttccatattgactgaccttcatgtcttaaagtaatgatggactgttgtttctctttgcttatttgagctcttcttgccataatatggacttggtattttaccaaatagggctatatacCCCTACCGTGtcccaacacaactgattggctcaaaaacattaagaaggaaagaaattccacaaatgtaacacctgttaattgaaatgcattccaggtgactacctcatgaagctggttgagagtgtgcaaagctgtcaaggcaaagggtggctatttgaagaatctcaaatgtctTACCTTGCTCCAAAGTAGCCTTGCCAAATCCAACCATAGAAACGTAGAGGCAATCATTTGATACGGACTTCCTCATGCCAATAACCATTGTTTCtttcctgttctattggttttcatatcTACATTCTTTCGTTGTCCAGAAGCCATAGTCATATTGGTAACCCATTCTAGTTGTTGCTGTTAGATTCCCCCGCTTTCTAACAGAGATTTTCATCTCAGTTGCATATGGAACAGACCCCATTAGGTGTTTTCCCGAAGATTTCATTTTAGCAAATGTTTTATTAGCTGCTTCATTACAGCAGTTGCATGTTCAATATAAAGGCGATTAGCCCTTTGACTGTACAATTATGGGCTTGCTATTGTTGCATGTGTCCATTTTAAGATCTTATTGAAAAAGGTCTTCCTTGTATGCATGTGTAATATTTTCTGTTGGTCACGTAATTTTACTGTTTGGCGAAAATATAACCATTGTTGACCAGTTAATGGGGTGTCTGTTAGTCTGCAGAAAGAGGGCATGTGGGAAAAGACTATACTTAGTATTAATAACAATCTCGTATGACTTTCTATTAGACTGACCTTGGTTTATTTACCTATGGGAGCATTAGTACATCCCTAGAACTTATTCTCCCTACCTCTTGCCTCCAGTGTACGTGCAGGAAGGACACTGTGAAGATCTCCATGGATCTGTTCGTGAAGAAGTACCAGCCAGACCGCTACGAGCAGTGGTTCGCGGGACGGGACACGGGCCCCATCGACCACTCACGGCCCACCCCAGAGGCCAAGGAGTTCCTGGGGGAGGAGCAGGGGAAAGACTGCATTTCCCAGGAgccagaggtggagagaaagaggtcaGAAGAGGTTAATTTTTATGTTGGTAGAGGGTGCTATAGAGCAGATTAAACAGTATATGGAtggaacattaaaaaaaaaaaatgcttgaCATAAAACATTCAAGTTGAATCATTTTTATGGCTCACCAGCCCAACACCGAGGATAGGGACCAAGAGGCACTGGGTGTGTCTGGATGTACCTGACAAGGTGGTCcctaaagatgaagaagaggagtaTGACAAGAAGGCCAGACTAGGCCTCACCGCTCTGGGCACGGGAGCAGAGGACTGCACAGATACAGGTACCCTCACTGACAGTAAGGCTGTGACTACCTGCCTTATTTTCACTATTTAAAACCTAGAAAATGACACTCAAAATCAGCACAGAGGATGTATGATACATTTGTTTTGAAGCTATTTCTTTGTTGTAATATCGCAAACTGCCATGGTGGATTCCAGCTTTAATAAGCTCCAGTGTCCCGCCACAGCCACCAAATGGTTTGAATACAGGCCACTTGTCAAATCAGTTTATTGGTTGCGTACACAGGTAAGTAGGTGTTGAAGTGGTTGCAGTGAAATGCTCATGTTACTAGCTGCTCAGTAAACTACAAACAACTTGTGTAGTATTGTAGTAAATGGGTATCTATCTTCTGCCTGGCTGCCCAGACTCCTTGCTCCAAGCAAACACTACGTCATGTCCCCGGATGTTAGTTTCAGTGGAGGCTGGTCggaagagctataggaggacCATCTCATTGAAATGGCTCGAATGGAGTCGACCATGgtttgcatatttttgataccgttccattgattccattccagccattacaatgagacccccccccccccatagctCCTCCCAGTCTCCACTGGTTAGCTcttctccacattgactttggaTCTACGAACACATTCAAGGCTGTCTGATTAGTCCATAAGCCGATTGGTTGGGCCAGAACACACGTGGTtaaagcctagtggttagagcgtgggactagtaaccgaaaggttgcacgatctaatcccagagctgacaaggtatatatctgtcgttctgcctctgaacaaggcagttaagccactgttcctaggccgtcgttgaaaataagaatttgttcttaaccgacttgcctagttaaataaaggtaaaatgtatatatatatttatttatttattttttaagtgGTGGTTTGAAAAtttgtcattggctttgatactctgattggttagagactaTCCAATCGCTGATGACTTTTTGTACAATAGCCCTCATCACCATAAACGAATTCAAcgatggcagtctcagactgaagtatgtagTGACAGAGCAGCGGAAGTCATCGTGATAATCGATCTGCGTCACTCATCCACTATGGGACTCAGTGGATATTTGGAAATGCTATCCCTGTTGCTTCTCCTGATACAAATGTTTGTATTTCAGACACACCAGTGAAGCTCACCTCGAGGGAACTGCCTAATTTAAAGACGGACCCTACGAAGGGCAATAGCAGCACAAGCCCGGCTCCACAAAAAGTTACCATCCCCTCCACCAGCAATCACGCAGCGACCATTTTGGCTCAACCCCAGTCGCACAGAAACGGCCACCTCCCTGTAGTGGCTCCCCCGGCCAGGACCGGTCCTTCCGCTCAGCCTGTCCGAAAGCTGGGGGTGGCCAGCCTCCTCTTCCACAAGACCCAGAGCCCCAAGGAGACCATGCAGGTCCACAGCTACGCCCGTGAGAACCAGCAGCCGATTCACCACACCCAGCTCCACGTGCACAGTTATGCCAGGGAGCACCTGCCACGGCACCTCCAACCCCACCTTCAACTCAAGGCCCAGCTCCAGTCCCAAGTCAAAGCCGGGCAGCAGGAGTCCCAGGTCCCATTCACCAAAGATGAGCATATCCAGGCCGAAGCACAGAGTCCCAGGAAGGGAGAACAGGTTGAAACAAAGGCCCAGACCCAAGGCCTCACAAAGTGGCAGCAGCCAGGCGAGGCCCTGGCTCGGGAAGAGAAGTCCGAAGCTAAGGCCCCTAGGAGCCCGGAGCCTGTCCAAACCCACGCACATACCAGGCCAACCAAGAGGGCAGAGGTCAAGAGGGACAGGTGGAAGGTTAGTTTACCCTCTTTCATGATTCTATCTTTAGAAGTTATTCATTTTTGGTTATGGGTATGTGATGATAGTAGAGACTGATATTAGAGTCAAATATTTTAAAGATTAAAATGTGACATTGATGTTTTCACACTTGCCATAGAATAGAAAATGACAATAGATGTGGAAACACATGACCCAGCTGATGGTCACTCATCTTCTTCCTGTCTCTTTCCCCAGCAATGTCTTTCCCCAGTGCAGGCGGAGTTAACGTTAATCAAGCAGACAAACTTAAACTTAAGTAAGCCGATGATTTTACATCCAAGTAAACTGACTAACTTAAGTCCAAGTAAGCAGACGAAATGCAAGAGCGTGAAGAACAAACAATATCCTCTCCTCCGCCAGCTGCCCAAACAGCACCCACTCCTCAGCTCCAGTGAAAGCCACAGTGATAATGGTGAGCACCTGCTTCTGGTGCGTTAGAACAGTATCCCATCATAGACTTCACAATGATAGAACAGGgccgtattctctctttctcctctctcttaaCCTCCTCCGTTACTCTTTCCCACCTCTATCTTATAGATGAGCTGCATGTTGATATGAAGGATGaaccagaggagagggaggagtgggccAAGCCCCTGGCCCAGCTGTGGCAGAGCCGACCTTACAACCCCCAGGCGGAGAGATCGTACAACCAGCGCATGGGCCTGCAGGCCCCCTACTGCTCCATCTGCCTGCTCTTCCACACATACGACCAGGTAGAGTGGAGAGGTCCTTGGTCTTTGCcttatactgtagctgttgttAATGGACCCTCAATCCAGCTGTTAATGAGTTTTAtttttgaaaaaataataatagttaAAGTTTGAATTATCAATTTGTTTTTATGTACCTTATAAAGACATTTAGGCAACAGAAAAGCAATTCAGCCACCAAGCCAGCTGTGCACAATAGTAGTCGTAGAAATGACAATTAGACCTTTAATAATACACATCCCTCTCCAGTCGCAGTCGAGCAGCAATCCCAGCTACACTGTAAAAGGCCGGCGCGGGGGCAGACAGAGGTCCAAGCCCCTGATCCCGGAGATGTGTTTCAGCACCACCAGTGACAAgaccaacagcagcagcagctgcggCGAGGGCCATCTCTACACCCCTCACCTGGAGGAGGACGGCACCAGCCTGCTGGTCAGCTGTTCCCAGTGCTGCGTCCGCGTCCACGCCAGTCAGTAGCTACAGTCTcattcacaatccccaagtctgAAGCCTGTTCCATGTGTTTCAATTCTAATTGACTGTAGTACTTCACATTTCAATGAATATTAGTTCATTCACACCCGTTGTTAGACAGCACTTTTCCATTGATAATCACTAATATGCTCTTGCTGAATTCCATTTAATTCACAGCAACAGTCTAACACCAATGTTTAGACCATTTAATTTATTTTAGAATTATTTTCTCAGTCGTCATTGAAATCACTAACAACAAATTGAAACTAGTGTAAAAATAATGGTCCTGTGTAACAGAACAAATAAAAGCACCCACCCAAATAATGTTTATTATTACATTTAGTCTCTTGACTCTGTCCCTCTTGCTAACAGTCATAAAAACTAAACTAGACAGTCTGGGAGCATTGGAAATTCCAAAGCGTTTGATAGAGGACTATTCTTTGCAAATTATGACGGCGAggaaatgtaatccattttaagtGCGGTGAAGACTGAATGTGGCCCGTGGGGGAAAATGTGTTTGACACCTCTGTGTTTGTGTTCCATATGTTTAATGTAATCAATGATATGCTCTCAAGGAATACCAGTTCATGTCAGAGTTCAGTAATCAATCCAGAATGTCCATTCTCATTTATTAACAATGATTTACTGCAATGACGTGCACTTTCATCAATTGATTTGCATGGCACATAAATTCTAAGTGCCTTTGTCACCTCTGTCAATAGAAAATGTCTTCTAATGTTTTCCGTGGCCTTGTTTTCCATGTGTCCCTCAGGTTGCTATGGAGTGTCTGTTGACCAAGTGTCAGACGATTGGATGTGTGCTCGCTGTGAAGCCAACGCTTTGACTGAGGTCAGTACTGCAATGAAGTACAACTGAAACCATATCACTACACAAGCTTATCAACACTACATGATCTTAgttccacacatacacacatactagcACCATACTGACCACACTGAGTGGGATAGGATAATGTTGTAACTCAAACTCTTCAGAGATTCTAGAACTAAGAGTATTGAAGGAAGAAGGCTGATAGGAtccagtgctttcagaaagtattcacaccacttgcaTTTTTACacgttttgttacagcctgaatataaaattgattaaattgagttTTTTTTTGGTCACTGGCTTCCACACAATTGAATTTCTCCCttaatgttaaagtggaattaagttttttttttagaaatgtttaccaATTAATTAAAAATCAAAAGCTGAAAAATGTGTTGCGTCTAAGTATATAACCCTTTTGTAATGGCAACCCTAACTAGGCTcagaagtaaaaatgtgcttagcaATTCACATAAGTTTCTATTAACTCAAtgtgtgcaatagtgtttaacatgctttttgaatgactacctcctctctgtaccctacacatataattatctgtaaggtcgagcagtgaatttccaacataaattcaaccacaaagatcagggaggttttccaatgccttggaAAGAAGGGCGcctattggtagatgtgtaaaaaatatatataaaaagcagacattgaatatccctttgaacatggtgaagttattacactttggctggtgtatcaatacacccagtatctacgaagatacaggcatccttcctaacgcAGTTGccgttttttgtatttttattccaaaacatgcatcctgtttgcaacaaggcactgaagTAATACTGGGGGGGAaaatggcaaagcaattcactttttgctCCGAATACAAAGTGTTCAATTTGGAGCAAATccaatataacacattactgagtaccactctctatTTTTTCAAGCAtactggtggctgcatcatgttatgggtatgcttgtaatcattaaggactggggagtttttcaggattaaaaaataaaagaaatggagctaagcacaggcaaaatcctagaggaaaatctgcttcagtctgctttgcaccagacactgggagatgatttCACCTTttagcagaacaataacctaaaacacaaggccaaatctacactggagttgcttaccaagaacacagtgattTTCCTGAGTGGTTGAGTTacttttgacttaaatctgcttgaaaaccTGAAACTGCTTGTCTGGTAATGGTcagcaaccaatttgacagagcttgaagaattttgtaaagaataatgggcaaatgttgcacaatccaggtggggaaagctcttagagacttagagACGCAGAAGGACAAACAactaatcactgccaaaggtgattctaacatgtattgactcggggatgaatgaatacttatctaatcaagatttTAAaaattgttttattattattattttttacaaatgtaaacatttttcttccacttcgacattagagtattttgtcaatcgttgacaaaaaaatgacaatcaaatccattttaatcccagtTTATAACCCAACAAAATGAGGAAAGTtgaagggtgtgaatactttctgaaggcactgtagataatAGCAGAGCCATACGTATACAAATGTGGATGTTAATCCTAGAATTAAGCTTTGAAGGAAGTGGAGGATTCATGTTCAACAAACAATACACTTCTATAAGATTAGAACCAATATTGTCTGAAAATGGTTAGAAGGACTGTAGCTAGCACCTTCTCCAGTTATTTCTCAATGACTCTGTTTTCCCTCTGGGATGACTTGGACAGAAGCCAGAGTTTTTAATTGCAAAATAGAGTAACAAACCGTTACATAATTCCTCTGCTGAGCACCACAACAGAGGATAGTTCAAGTCCTATCCTGTACCGAGTCTCACACGCCAAGTCATGAATCAGATTTTGGATGTGTGATTCTTGATTATTAATGGACTATTTTAGTGAAATTAATTTCTCCCCTCCGAATACTGCTACCTGTCAAGCTGTGAAATATGTCTCTTTTTGAAGGCCTCGCAACTTGATATAACCAAATTTATCCACTAGATGACAG harbors:
- the LOC124042029 gene encoding lysine-specific demethylase 4A-like isoform X3 yields the protein MSSDSGSQTPGSKGIMTFHPTAEEFQNFSRYIAFMEYQGAHQAGLAKVVPPKDWRPRKSYDDIDDLVIPAPIQQVVTGQSGLFTQSNIQKKPMTVREFRKTANSDNFCSPRYADIEELERKYWKSVTFNSPIYGADVNGTLYDPDVTDWNIGKLNTILDTVEHANGITIEGVNTPYLYFGMWKTTFAWHTEDMDLYSINYLHFGASKSWYCVPPEQGEKMERLAQGFFPGSHQNCKAFLRHKMTLISPSILRKYGIPFEKITQEPGEFMVTFPYSYHAGFNHGFNCAESTNFATERWIEYGKQAMLCTCRKDTVKISMDLFVKKYQPDRYEQWFAGRDTGPIDHSRPTPEAKEFLGEEQGKDCISQEPEVERKSPTPRIGTKRHWVCLDVPDKVVPKDEEEEYDKKARLGLTALGTGAEDCTDTDTPVKLTSRELPNLKTDPTKGNSSTSPAPQKVTIPSTSNHAATILAQPQSHRNGHLPVVAPPARTGPSAQPVRKLGVASLLFHKTQSPKETMQVHSYARENQQPIHHTQLHVHSYAREHLPRHLQPHLQLKAQLQSQVKAGQQESQVPFTKDEHIQAEAQSPRKGEQVETKAQTQGLTKWQQPGEALAREEKSEAKAPRSPEPVQTHAHTRPTKRAEVKRDRWKQCLSPVQAELTLIKQTNLNLSKPMILHPSKLTNLSPSKQTKCKSVKNKQYPLLRQLPKQHPLLSSSESHSDNDELHVDMKDEPEEREEWAKPLAQLWQSRPYNPQAERSYNQRMGLQAPYCSICLLFHTYDQSQSSSNPSYTVKGRRGGRQRSKPLIPEMCFSTTSDKTNSSSSCGEGHLYTPHLEEDGTSLLVSCSQCCVRVHASCYGVSVDQVSDDWMCARCEANALTEDCCLCSLRGGALQRANNDKWVHVLCSLVVLEARFVSIADRSPVDLSYIPLARFQLRNKAAMQELEVGQQVICKHKNGRYYQCEVLELLTTATFYEVVFDDGSYSDNLLPEDIENRDCVKLGPPAVGDVVQVRWTDNLLYGAKFVASHSILMYQMEFEDGSSLSAKREDVYSLDEELPKRVKSRMSKASDMRFDGIFTEEEVKQGSKRQRVINSRYREDYIEPLLYRVMME
- the LOC124042029 gene encoding lysine-specific demethylase 4A-like isoform X2 — encoded protein: MSSDSGSQTPGSKGIMTFHPTAEEFQNFSRYIAFMEYQGAHQAGLAKVVPPKDWRPRKSYDDIDDLVIPAPIQQVVTGQSGLFTQSNIQKKPMTVREFRKTANSDNFCSPRYADIEELERKYWKSVTFNSPIYGADVNGTLYDPDVTDWNIGKLNTILDTVEHANGITIEGVNTPYLYFGMWKTTFAWHTEDMDLYSINYLHFGASKSWYCVPPEQGEKMERLAQGFFPGSHQNCKAFLRHKMTLISPSILRKYGIPFEKITQEPGEFMVTFPYSYHAGFNHGFNCAESTNFATERWIEYGKQAMLCTCRKDTVKISMDLFVKKYQPDRYEQWFAGRDTGPIDHSRPTPEAKEFLGEEQGKDCISQEPEVERKSPTPRIGTKRHWVCLDVPDKVVPKDEEEEYDKKARLGLTALGTGAEDCTDTDTPVKLTSRELPNLKTDPTKGNSSTSPAPQKVTIPSTSNHAATILAQPQSHRNGHLPVVAPPARTGPSAQPVRKLGVASLLFHKTQSPKETMQVHSYARENQQPIHHTQLHVHSYAREHLPRHLQPHLQLKAQLQSQVKAGQQESQVPFTKDEHIQAEAQSPRKGEQVETKAQTQGLTKWQQPGEALAREEKSEAKAPRSPEPVQTHAHTRPTKRAEVKRDRWKQCLSPVQAELTLIKQTNLNLSKPMILHPSKLTNLSPSKQTKCKSVKNKQYPLLRQLPKQHPLLSSSESHSDNDELHVDMKDEPEEREEWAKPLAQLWQSRPYNPQAERSYNQRMGLQAPYCSICLLFHTYDQSQSSSNPSYTVKGRRGGRQRSKPLIPEMCFSTTSDKTNSSSSCGEGHLYTPHLEEDGTSLLVSCSQCCVRVHASCYGVSVDQVSDDWMCARCEANALTEDCCLCSLRGGALQRANNDKWVHVLCSLVVLEARFVSIADRSPVDLSYIPLARFQLKCFYCKRRVKRDVGCCVQCSHGRCTTAFHPTCALAAGQLMQPDDWPFIVHVTCYRHKSPVLPERNKAAMQELEVGQQVICKHKNGRYYQCEVLELLTTATFYEVVFDDGSYSDNLLPEDIENRDCVKLGPPAVGDVVQVRWTDNLLYGAKFVASHSILMYQMEFEDGSSLSAKREDVYSLDEELPKRVKSRMV